From Bradyrhizobium sp. AZCC 1610:
CAGCACCAACCCGGCCGAAAGGCCGGCATAGCCAGCGCCCACGATCAGCACGTCGAGTTTCTTGGGCAATGGCTGTTGAGGCAGCGGCTTTAGCGGTGAGGCTTCCCACCAGTAGGGCGTGTCTTTCTCTGCGACTTTCGGCTCGTGCATGTAGCTGACTTCCTGTGTGTTCAGGCTTGGCCTGGAATTGCTGACAAGATCGGTTGTGATCAGCCAACGCGATGCTTGCGACGTCTACGCTCGTCACTAAACCCTGCTGTAGCCTTCCACGCGGTCTTCCACTCGCATCGCATTGAGCTCAGATGTGATCGTCTCGCACGTCGAGCGCGTCGCGCAGCCCGTCGCCGATGAAATTGAAGCTTGTCACCGCGATCGTAATCGCAGCGCCAGGAATGATGGCAAGCCAGGGCGCTCTGGCCAGGTACTGTTGGGCGCCGTTGAGCATGTTTCCCCAGCTGGGCAGTGGCGGCTGGATCCCAAAACCGAGGAAGCTAATATACGCTTCCAGAAGTATCGCGCGGGCGACCGTCAAACTGGCGGCTACGATGATCGGACCCATAGCGTTGGGCAAGATCTCCCTGAACATGATATGCGTTCCGCTTAGCCCAAGCATCCGACCGGCCTGGACAAACTCGCGTTCGCGTAGCGAGCGAACCTCAGCCTCGACGATGCGGGCAACCTCCATCCACTTGGTGAGTGCGATGATAACCGTGATCATGACGGGGCTGGGCCGCAATGCTGCAGCCAGCGCCAGTACGAGAAAGATCGATGGAAACGACAAGAAGCCATCGACCGTACGCATGAGGACTGCGCTGATCCAGCCGCCGCGATACCCCGCGACCACGCCAACAAGTGTGCCGATCACTAACGATAATAGCATCGCCGAAAATCCCACCAGCAGCGAGATCCGGCCTGCCATCAACAGTCGAGCAGCCAAGTCACGCCCCAGCGGATCGGTGCCAAGATAATGATTTCCCGTCATCGGAGGAGCGAAGCGGGCGCGCAAGTCAATGTGGAGCGAGTCATAAGGCAGCAGATAGGGGCCTAAGACGCATGCCAGCGTCAGCAGCGTGATCATTGCCAGACCTAGCAGCGCCAGGCGATGGCCAATGAAGCGGAGTACCGCGCGGCTGTGCCACCATCGGCTCGGAGCTGTGCTTACGGCGAGAGCGGTCATATCGGTTGGCTCCTCTGTCGGGGCTTTTGCGGGTTCAAGCCAGACGAATGCGCGGGTCGACAATGGCGACGACGATGTCGGCGATCAGGTTTCCGAGAATGACGAGGATGGCGGAGAATATCAGCAACCCCATCACGACCGGGTAGTCGCTGTAGCCGAGGCTGTCGAGAAACAACCGTCCCATTCCTGGCCAGGTAAAGACCGTCTCGGTCACCAATGCACCCGTTAGAATGCTGGGCAGCTGCACTCCGGCAAGCGTGATCATTGGCAGGAGTGCGTTGCCGACAACATGTTTCAAGAGAATTCGGCGCTCGCTCAGGCCCTTGGCGCGGGCAGTTTTGACGAAGTCCTGGCTGATGGCGTCCAGCGTCGCCGTCCGCATGTAGCGGCTCCAAACCGCGACATGGACAAGTGACAGCACCACGCTTGGCAGGATCAGATGGTGCAGGTAGTTCAGAACGGAGCCGTCGCCGATAGTGTACATGTTCCCTGCAGGCACCCAACCTAGCTGCAGGGAGAACACGTAGATCCCGACAAGCCCGAACCAGAAGGTCGGGATCGATAGCGCGACCATGGCGCCGATCGTTGCTAGATAGTCAAACATCGAATAGCGGTGGGTGGCGCCACGAATACCGATCCAGGTGCCGATTGCGATCGCGATCACCGTCGAGGTACCCATCAGCAGCAGCGTGGCAAAGATATGCCGTCCGATCACGGCCAGCACGGATGTTCCGTCACGGAAGGAGCGGCCCCAGTCGCCTTGCACAAGGCGCCACACCCAGTCGAAATACTGGATCCATAGCGGCCTGTTCAACCCCAACTGTTCCGCCAGCCGCTCCATATCCTGCTGGGTCATGCTTGGATCCCGCGCGTATTGCGACAGGGGGCCGCCTGGAATAAGGCTCAGAATGATGAAGCCGATGATCGAGACGATCACCAGCAGCACGAGGCTCTGTGAGAGGCGATTCAGCAGAAATCCGCGCATTCGGCCCTCCTCCTGAGAATGAGAAATTTAGTAGTACGTTGCCGCTCCGACTGGCTTTCGCGAGACGGAGCGGTGGCCGCGAATATCAGCTCGCCCAAGACCAGGCGCCGGCATTCCAGGATTCGGTGCGCGTGTTGCCATTAGACACCGCACCTTGAATCCCTTTCTTGTGCCCCTGCACGGCAACGTTCTGATAAAGCGGCAGTAAGGGCAGGTCATGCCGGACCAGTTCTTGTACGCGGAAGTAAATTGCGCGCCGTGCTTCCGGATCGAAGGTGCGGCTGCCTTTCTCCAATAGAGAGTCGACCTCCGGATTGACGTATTGCGCATTGTTTGAGCCGCGGCCGCCCTTATTAGCGATCGCAAGCGAATGTAAGCGGTTGGTGACGTCCGGGTCTGCGCCGATCAAATAGGTGCTGCCTACTATGACCGAATCGAAACGCGATCGTTGCCAGAATTCGCCCCACATCACCGCGGCGGGAAGGTTGGAGATGGTCATCTCGACGCCGATCTCTGCAAACGTCTGCTGCAGATACTGCTGCACCTGCTCGCGAAGGGGGTCGCCTGACGTGGTCGAGTTGGTGAAAGACAGACGCACCCCGTCTTTTACTCGTATCTTATCCTTTCCGGGCACCCAGCCGGCCGCGTCGAGGATCTGCTGCGCGCGCTTGACGCTGAACTCCTGCACCGGCAGGCCCGGGTTATAATAGAAGGACTGCCGCGGCATGAAGGTCTCAGTCGGAGTCGGCACGCCGTAGTAAAGCCCGTCGATAATGGCCTTCTTGTCGATCGCTGCATAGAGCGCCTGGCGAACCTGCAGCTCCTTAAACTGCGGGCGCTCGAGATTCAGGTAAAGAGACTCGAATGAGGATTTGGGCTCCAGCGTTACCACCCGGCTCGTCAGCTTGCGAGCTTCCTCGTAATGATCTGGGCTGATGTATGACTGGCCCACGAGATCCACGTCGCCGCTCTTGAATTGGGTGTAGAGGACAGTGAGATCGGGGATGTATTTGAAGATTAGCCGCTCGATAAAAGGACCTTCACCGAAATAATTCGAATTGGCGACAAGCTCGATACGGTCGCCAGGAAGGCGCGCGCTCCACTTGAATGCACCAGTACCGATTGGCGCTTGGTTGAAGGCGGCATTGTTTGGATCAGCCTCCTTCTCCAGGATGTGCTTCGGCACCATGAAGGTTTCGGTCAGGAACGACAAATACGGTGCGAAAGCCTGCTCCATCTGCCATGTAATCTCGACAGGCGAGACCACGGCAATGTCGCGCACCAACGAGTGCCCCGTTGTACGCCAACTGCGGAAGTTCGGCTTCGTGATGAGTTCGAGGGTGAATTTCACGTCCTCAGCCGTGAAAGGCTTGCCGTCGTGCCAACGCACATCGTCGCGCAAGCGGATCCGCCAATTGAGACCGTCCTCCGATATGCCGCCGTTCTTTTGGGTCGGCACTTCGACAGCAAGGTTCGGCTGAATTACGCCTTTGGGATCGATGCGAAAGAGCGCATCGAAAAGCGAGAAATGGACGCCGTCATCGACCTCGATATGTGCCATCAGCGGATTAAAGACCGTGGGTTCTTGCGAGAGTCCGACGACAATCCGGCCCTTGGGAACTCGTGGAGCCTTTTGGCCGAAGGCGGGCTTGGTCAACAGATTGGGCGCGAAGATGCTGGCAGCCCCGCCTAAGGCCATCATTCGCAATGTGTCGCGCCGCGAGTAGTTTGATGCAGATTTGGAACGCTTGGTCATGGTTTCCTCCCTATGGCGGTATCCGCAGTTACTCTCATCGGTTTGCCGAAGTCTGGCGGTCGTGTCTCCGCTGCTCTCCAGGAATCGCCGCGACCAGTTCGCGCGTGTAGGAGGATTTCGGGTTTAGGAATATCTGCGAGGGTGGTCCGCATTCTACGATCCGCCCGTACTGCATCACGGCGATTTCGTCGCAGATCTGGCTGGCCACGCGCAGATCGTGGGTAATGAAGATCATTGAGACGCCGGTCTCCCGCTGGATTTGATCCAGCAATTTCAAGATCTGGGCCTGGATCGACACATCGAGCGCTGAAACTGCTTCATCGGCAATCAGCAGCGTTGGTTTGAACATCAGCGCCCGAGCAATGCCGATGCGTTGGCGTTGCCCACCGGAGAACTCGTGCGGATAGCGGCCAAAGGCGCCAGCGTCGAGACCCACATGGGATAGTAGTCCCCGGGCCTCCTCCCGTGCTTGCGCAGAAGACATTCCATGCGCGACCGGACCGACCGTGAGGATGTGACCGATCGTCGAGCGCGGGTTGAGAGAGGCGAAAGGATCTTGAAAGATCATTTGGATCCGCGGCCGCAACGGGCGGAACTCGGCTTCAGAAAGCCCGGCAACGTCGCGTCCCTCGAACAGAATGCGACCGCCGTCACTGTCCATCAGTTTGATCAAAAGCCGCCCTAGCGACGACTTGCCGGAGCCGCTTTCGCCCACGACGCCAAGTGTCCGCCCAGGTGCCAGGTCGAACGATACGTCGTTTACCGCCGGCACGGTCCGCGTCGCGCCGAACCATTTGGCGCCGCTACGATAGGTTTTCATCAAACCGTCAACCTGCAGGATCGGCGCTTTCCCAACAGCTTCCAGAGGAATCCGGTCCTTGCCTGTCAGATGAGGGACGGCCGCAATGAGCCGCCGCGTGTAAGGGTGGTTGGGCGATTGCAGAACTTGAACGGCACTGCCCTGCTCGACGACATGGCCTTTCTCCATCACCACGACGCTGTCGGCGATCTCGGCCACCACCCCAAAATCGTGCGTGATGAACATCACGCTCATTCCCTTGCGGCGCTGAATGTCGCGGATCAGCTTCAGGATCTGCGCCTGGGTGGTCACGTCGAGTGCGGTTGTCGGTTCGTCCGCGATCAAGATCGCGGGCTCGAGCGCCAGGGCTATCGCGATCATCACGCGCTGTCGCTGCCCACCCGAAAGCCGGAACGGATACTGATGATACATCAGTTGCACATCCGGCAGACCCACTTCGGTCAGCAACTCAATCGCGCGGCTGCGGCGGGATTTCGCTGTGCCGATGCCATGCGCCGCTATGGCCTCCTCGATCTGCGCACCCACAGTCATCAGCGGATTGAGCGCCGAAAGCGGGTCCTGAAAGATCATTGACACGACCCGTCCGCGCAGGCCGCGCAGCTTTTCGGCAGGCAGACCCGCGATGTTCATTCCGTCCAGGTGGATTGCGCCCGAGGAAACTCGGATCACCCTGGGCAGAAGTCCCATGATCGCGTTGGCTGTCACGGACTTTCCCGATCCGGATTCTCCAATGATGCACAGGATCTGACCGCGCTTCAGATCGAAGGAGATATTCTCGACGGCGTGGGCCCGCTCCATCCCTCCCGGCAGGCTTACGCTAAGGTCGCGCACCGAGAGCGCCACGTCTTGGGAGTCTACAGCCTGGATGCTAGAGGCCATTAGAATATTCTCCCCTTTCGACGGCGTCGGGACGTCCTGCTGCGGATTGGGACTTCGGAGGCTTTCGGCTGCGCGACCGGACAGGTCGGAAACTCGCCGTTCATACTGGCATTCCCTGGTCGGAAACTGCGACATGATTCTGACCTCTTTGCTCAACAAGCAGGAGCTGTATCGCTCAAGACGCAGCATTGCCCGTGTTCGCCTCGGCCGCGATCACGGCAAGTCCATCCTCAATCGCGCTCTCGTAATCGATCATCGCGCCCGCGACATCGAAGCTCATGTAGCGGAACGCCGTAAGGGGCTTGGCGGCTTCCGCTAAGGTCAGTTCCCGGGCAAGGCCCATGTCGACAGCTCCCTTTGTGAACTTCGACTCATCGATCGAGATTCTTGCTTGGTGCCCACAAGTTTGGCCGCTTCGATCCTCCCAGAGTCGCCGAAACGCGGCACGCGGGCGGCAGGAACTTCTGAAAAGGAAGTCCGATTTGGCATTTCGCTCTGCGCTGCGACGCCTCCGACATCAGCCAGGAGACGCGCGCCTGATACGCCCGCGGCTGACGAGCCCCCGCACGCTTGTCCATAAGGTTCGTCAACTTGGCGCGTACCGCCCCCGCGGCAAGAACCCGGTGGGCTCGAAGACAGCCTTCAGCGGTCCTGCAAAGAACGCATCACCACCAAAAGCTGCAGGCAAATTTCATTGCGGCACGCCCTCATTCTTGCTGACGCCGATCTGATTGCGGAGAGCACATGCCTAGTCTCTGCCTATGAGGTGCGGCGCGAGCGATCTCGCAATAAAAGCTTGTAATGAAGGGAGCAAACCGCAGCATATTCTGTCTGTCCCCAAAACTCGGCAAGGCGCATCCGCGGAAGCTCGGTACGATACCTCAAACACCGGAGTCCTCGCTCGATGAGCGCGCCGCTAATACATATCGAATCCAGTCCGTCTCTGCCTCAAGAGGCTGACGTCGTCGTCATTGGCGGCGGCGTGGTGGGCGTGTTCACAGCTTACTATCTTGCCCGCCGCGGCGTTAAGGTCGCCTTGCTCGAAAAGGGGCGTGTCGCCGCCGAGCAGTCCAGTCGCAACTGGGGATGGTGTCGTCAACAGAATCGCGATGCGCGCGAGCTACCGATCGCCACCAGGAGTCTCGATCTTTGGGAGAAAGTAGCACAGGAGACCGGGGAAGACACGGGCTTCCGCCGCTGCGGGCTTCTCTATCTGTCGAACGACGAGAATGAGCTAACCGGCTGGGCGAAGTGGCGCGATTTTGCAAGGACGGTCGGCGTTACGACGCACATGTTGAGCACGAAAGAAGCGAGCGAGCGAGGCAAAGCGACGGGCCGCAAATGGAAAGGCGGCGTCTTCTCTCCAACAGACGGAACGGCAGACCCTTCGAAGGCTGTGCCCGTGGCCGCGCGTGCGATCATGACGGCTGGCGGCACGGTGCACCAGCACTGCGCCGCGCGCGGCGTAGAGCTCAGTGCCGGCCGGGTGAGCGGCGTGGTGACCGAACTGGGCACAATCCGGACCAAGACGGTGGTGATGGCAGGAGGGGCGTGGGCTTCTTCTTTCTGCAACCAGCTCGGCATTCGCTTCCCGCAGGCATCCGTTCGCCAATCCATTCTCGCGACGGCTCCAGGCGCAGCCGGTCTGCCCGATGCCCTGCACACTGCGCTCGTGTCACTTACGCGGCGTAGCAGCGGCGGGTACACGCTGGCAATCAGCGGGCGCGCGCGAGTCGATCCAACGCCGCAGCAATTCAGGTTCGGCCGCGAATTCGTGCCGATGTTCGCTCGCCGCTGGCGCAGTCTCGCCCCTGGAGCATTCGAGGGCATGCGCCAGGGTCACGAATCCCTGGCGAAATGGGCGCTCGGTGAGGTGACCCCGATGGAGCTGAACCGCACACTTAATCCCCGCCCCGACATGCGGCAGGTTCGGGCGACATATCAAAGAGCTTGCGAATTGCTGCCCGAGCTTCGGCGCGTCGCAATCTCTAATGTCTGGGCCGGCTATATCGACAGCACACCGGATGGCGTTCCCGCAATCGGTGAAGTGGGGGCGATTCCAGGCTTTATCCTCGCGGCCGGATTCAGCGGCCATGGCTTCGGGATTGGCCCTGGCGCGGGGCATATGATTGCCGACATCATTACCGGCAGCGAGCCGATCGTCGATCCGCGTCCCTACAGGCCGGAGCGTCTGAAAATGGGCGCTTGGGGCAAGGTCGCCGAGTTTTGAAAGGCTGATTTCAAAAGAGGCGCGTTGATGCTATGACAGTGCATATGACGATGAAGCTTCAGAGCCTCGACACCATCGCCGCCGGTCTCCAAGCGGGACGAACTGTGACCTCGCAAGTGGGGACGGATATAGTCCGTAAGGCGATCCGCGCCGCAAACTTCTAATGGCATCCCCATGAAGCTTGATAAGCTCGACATCAAGATTTTGTGCGAATTGCAGAAGAATGGGCGGATTTCCAACGTCGAGCTCGCGGAGCTGATTAACCTTTCCCCGAGCCCATGCCTGATGCGCGTCAAAAGACTCCAGTCGGAGGGCTTTATCACCGGTTATTCCGCCCAGATCGACGTTTCCAAACTCGGACAACCCCTGATCGTCTTCACCGAGATCACGCTCAAAAATCATCGCCAGATCGATTTCGCTCGCTTTCTCACGACTGTTGAAAAGATCAATGCGGTCGTCGAATGCCATCTTGTTTCAGGCGGATACGATTATCTCGTGAAATTCATCACAGCAGGAATAAGCGATTACCAGGCAATCATGGAACGTCTTGTCGAAATGGACATCGGCATCGACAAATACTTCAGTTTTGTCGTGTTGAAGTCCCCTATTGTAAAATCCCATTTGCCTCTCGAAAGCATATTCAACAATTGAGGAATGGTGGCCTTCCATCCTGGCGACGGGCGTTTAGCGGATTACCGCTCTTCTGCTTGCTCGAGGCTTTCTGCTCACAGCCTATCACGTCGAAGCAGCATGTTGCGGAAATCAGCCGATGATGCGCGATTTCGCTGCGCATGCGTCTGGCCGCATCAACCCTGGTCGGCGCATCATCCTTCTTCGGTTTTCCCGGTGGCAGGCGCAAATGATTATCCTTTTATCGCCGCGCGGACGTCCCTGTCTTCGAGCGTTTGGTCGAGCGTCATCCGAGTTCGTTCGATGATGCTGTCGATTTCCTCATGCGTGCAGCAGAGCGGTGGCGCGTAGCCCAGTACGCCGTGGGCGAAGGCGCGGATGACGAGACCGTTATCCCATGCGCGGTCGAAGATGCGGCGCGCCGCGTCCGCTTCCGGTGGCAGGGGCGTCTTGCGCTCCTTATCCGTGACAAGCTCGATTGCGGCCAGCATGCCGCGACCCCGGACATCACCGACAAGCGGATGATCGCCAAGCGAGCGAAGGCCCTCCATCAGGCGGTGTCCGGCCTTCCGCCCGTTTTCCAGCAAGCCACTCTCGTAAAGATCCAGGCACGCGAGCCCAACCGCTGCACTGACGGGATGTCCGGAATAGGTGTAGCCATGGCCGACGGCCGTCTTGCCGGCTCCGTCCGCGATCGTATTGTAAACGCGGTCCGACATGAAAACGGCTCCCATCGGCACATAGCCCGACGTCAGTCCCTTTGCGGTGGTCATGAAATCCGGCACGACATCGTCTTCTTCGCAGGCGAAAAATGGGCCGACACGACCAAAGCCAGTGATGACCTCATCGGCAACGAACAGAATATCGTTCTCCTTGCAAACCGCGTGCATGGCTTTCAGCCAAGACGGCGGTGGCACGAGGACGCCTCCTGACCCCTGAATTGGCTCGACATAAAAAGCCGCAACGCGATCTGCGCCCAGTTCGGCGATCTTCGCTCGCAGGGCCGCGATCGACGCATCGATGATAGCCTGGGGATGGGAGCCGACAGGATTGCGATAGGCATAGTGCGACGGAATTTTGTGCTGCCAGCTATAAGGCACCCCAAAGCCCGCATGAAAGGCCGGCAGCGCTGTCAATCCGGCCCCCGCCGTCGAGGATCCGTGATAGCCTTGCTCCACGGAGATGAACTGGTCCTTCTGCGGCATAGCCTTGGCGTGATAGTAGTACCGAATGAAGCGGATCGTGCTGTCGACGGCATCGGAACCACCCAGCGTGAAATAGACATGGTTCAGATCGCCGGGCGCCAATTCAGCCAGCCTGGCGGCGAGGCGAATGGCCGGCTCCGATCCCAATCCGAAATATCCTGTCGCATAAGGCAGTTCGCGCAGCTGCCTCGTGGCTGCTTCAACGATGCTTTCCTGTCCGTACCCGGCATTGACACACCACAGGCCGGCAAACCCGTCGAGCAATTTATGTCCCGAGGCATCGGTCAGGGTCGCGCCCTTCGCCGATCTTAGCACCCGCACACCTGACGCCTCGTGGCTGCGGTAAGACGAGACCGGGTGAACCAGATGCGCGCGATCCAGTTCGATCAACGAATTGCTTGACATTCAACCTCCATATCAACCCGGAAAGCAAAGTAGGATATCGAGGTCAGCAGTTCCTCCCAAGCAGCGCCTGGACCAAAGGAGTTTTGACTTTCGTTGGTGATCGATGCCGCATCTTATGCCGGAGCAGGTCCGCCGCGCCGCGGTGCTGCTCAATTCGAAAGGTTGCTTGGCACAACTCTCTGCCAAAGCTTCGATCCGATACGACACAATCTGCTTCCGGCTCCAGCGAAAGCGGCGCTTTATCTACGAGATGCTCATTATGATGCTGTCGTACCGGCGCAGTGCCGGGAGGATTGGAGGATTCCACGCCATGACGAAGTTCCGACCGAAATACATCACTTTCGATTGCTACGGCACGCTGACGAATTTCGACATGGCCGGCGCGGCAACGAGAGTCTACGGCTCCCAGCTTTCCTCCGCGGCGATGGCAGGGTTCATCAAGGACTTTTCAGCCTATCGCCTGGACGAGGTTCTCGGCAGTTGGAAGCCCTACTCCGAGGTCGTGCATAACTCGCTAGAGCGCGCCTGCAAGCGCAATGGCGTGGCATTTCGGCCGGAGCATGCCCAGCGCATCAATGACGAGGTTCCCACATGGGGTCCACATCCCGACGTTCCGGCGGGTCTGGCCAAAGTTGCCAGGGAGATTCCGCTGGTCATCCTGTCGAACTCCATGAAGAACCTCATCATGTCGAACGTGGAGAAGCTCGGCGCCCCCTTCCACACGGTCATCACGGCCGAGGAAACCGGCGCCTACAAGCCGCACATGAAGGGCTTTGAGTACATGTTTGATAAGCTGGGCTGCGGTCCGGAAGACATCACCCACGTCTCATCCTCCTTCCGCTATGACCTGATGACCGCCTACGACCTGGGCATCAAGAGCAAGGTATGGGTGAACCGCGGTCATGAGCCCGCGAACCCGTTCTATCAGTACACCGAGGTCGAAGACATCGGCGGGCTCGCCGCGGCAGTTGGCTTGGAGCCCCTTCGAAAAAGCGCGTGAATGCGTTTCCTTCTCCGGGCCCTTTCGCGGCACTTCAGACCTTCGAAAACTTCAATAGAGATCGATGCGTGATGAATAAAAGGGGGCGGTTCAGCGGCCCCCTTTTCCGTGTTTGGGCTAGTCATCCGATAGATATTGCGTTACTTCGCGGTTGAGGCATCATCCTTTTTATCGCGCGGACGCGGCCCGCCGCAAAATCGAAAAAACCCGACGATTACTCGTGCAAAACCGGGAAGCGGCCCTTATTCCAGCCCGCCGACATGAAGCGTTTTGATCTCGAGATATTCTTCTATCCCGAGCTGAGATCCTTCACGCCCCAGTCCCGACTGCTTTACTCCGCCGAAAGGCGCAACCTCGGTTGAGATCGAGCCGGTGTTCAAGCCTACCATTCCGAATTCCAGCGCCTCGGCAACACGCCATGAGCGCTTGAGGTTTTCCGTGTAGAAATAGGCAGCAAGGCCGAATGGCGTGCCGTTTGCGATCGCAATCGCCTCGTCCTCGGTCTTGAAGCGGAAAAGCGGAGCGACCGGTCCGAAAGTCTCTTCTGAAGCCAAGAGCATCTCGGTCGTTGCGCCACCGAGCACGACGGGGCGGGCATATTGCCGACCTTCCGGCACA
This genomic window contains:
- a CDS encoding ABC transporter permease — protein: MTALAVSTAPSRWWHSRAVLRFIGHRLALLGLAMITLLTLACVLGPYLLPYDSLHIDLRARFAPPMTGNHYLGTDPLGRDLAARLLMAGRISLLVGFSAMLLSLVIGTLVGVVAGYRGGWISAVLMRTVDGFLSFPSIFLVLALAAALRPSPVMITVIIALTKWMEVARIVEAEVRSLREREFVQAGRMLGLSGTHIMFREILPNAMGPIIVAASLTVARAILLEAYISFLGFGIQPPLPSWGNMLNGAQQYLARAPWLAIIPGAAITIAVTSFNFIGDGLRDALDVRDDHI
- a CDS encoding ABC transporter permease codes for the protein MRGFLLNRLSQSLVLLVIVSIIGFIILSLIPGGPLSQYARDPSMTQQDMERLAEQLGLNRPLWIQYFDWVWRLVQGDWGRSFRDGTSVLAVIGRHIFATLLLMGTSTVIAIAIGTWIGIRGATHRYSMFDYLATIGAMVALSIPTFWFGLVGIYVFSLQLGWVPAGNMYTIGDGSVLNYLHHLILPSVVLSLVHVAVWSRYMRTATLDAISQDFVKTARAKGLSERRILLKHVVGNALLPMITLAGVQLPSILTGALVTETVFTWPGMGRLFLDSLGYSDYPVVMGLLIFSAILVILGNLIADIVVAIVDPRIRLA
- a CDS encoding peptide ABC transporter substrate-binding protein yields the protein MTKRSKSASNYSRRDTLRMMALGGAASIFAPNLLTKPAFGQKAPRVPKGRIVVGLSQEPTVFNPLMAHIEVDDGVHFSLFDALFRIDPKGVIQPNLAVEVPTQKNGGISEDGLNWRIRLRDDVRWHDGKPFTAEDVKFTLELITKPNFRSWRTTGHSLVRDIAVVSPVEITWQMEQAFAPYLSFLTETFMVPKHILEKEADPNNAAFNQAPIGTGAFKWSARLPGDRIELVANSNYFGEGPFIERLIFKYIPDLTVLYTQFKSGDVDLVGQSYISPDHYEEARKLTSRVVTLEPKSSFESLYLNLERPQFKELQVRQALYAAIDKKAIIDGLYYGVPTPTETFMPRQSFYYNPGLPVQEFSVKRAQQILDAAGWVPGKDKIRVKDGVRLSFTNSTTSGDPLREQVQQYLQQTFAEIGVEMTISNLPAAVMWGEFWQRSRFDSVIVGSTYLIGADPDVTNRLHSLAIANKGGRGSNNAQYVNPEVDSLLEKGSRTFDPEARRAIYFRVQELVRHDLPLLPLYQNVAVQGHKKGIQGAVSNGNTRTESWNAGAWSWAS
- a CDS encoding ABC transporter ATP-binding protein produces the protein MASSIQAVDSQDVALSVRDLSVSLPGGMERAHAVENISFDLKRGQILCIIGESGSGKSVTANAIMGLLPRVIRVSSGAIHLDGMNIAGLPAEKLRGLRGRVVSMIFQDPLSALNPLMTVGAQIEEAIAAHGIGTAKSRRSRAIELLTEVGLPDVQLMYHQYPFRLSGGQRQRVMIAIALALEPAILIADEPTTALDVTTQAQILKLIRDIQRRKGMSVMFITHDFGVVAEIADSVVVMEKGHVVEQGSAVQVLQSPNHPYTRRLIAAVPHLTGKDRIPLEAVGKAPILQVDGLMKTYRSGAKWFGATRTVPAVNDVSFDLAPGRTLGVVGESGSGKSSLGRLLIKLMDSDGGRILFEGRDVAGLSEAEFRPLRPRIQMIFQDPFASLNPRSTIGHILTVGPVAHGMSSAQAREEARGLLSHVGLDAGAFGRYPHEFSGGQRQRIGIARALMFKPTLLIADEAVSALDVSIQAQILKLLDQIQRETGVSMIFITHDLRVASQICDEIAVMQYGRIVECGPPSQIFLNPKSSYTRELVAAIPGEQRRHDRQTSANR
- a CDS encoding NAD(P)/FAD-dependent oxidoreductase produces the protein MSAPLIHIESSPSLPQEADVVVIGGGVVGVFTAYYLARRGVKVALLEKGRVAAEQSSRNWGWCRQQNRDARELPIATRSLDLWEKVAQETGEDTGFRRCGLLYLSNDENELTGWAKWRDFARTVGVTTHMLSTKEASERGKATGRKWKGGVFSPTDGTADPSKAVPVAARAIMTAGGTVHQHCAARGVELSAGRVSGVVTELGTIRTKTVVMAGGAWASSFCNQLGIRFPQASVRQSILATAPGAAGLPDALHTALVSLTRRSSGGYTLAISGRARVDPTPQQFRFGREFVPMFARRWRSLAPGAFEGMRQGHESLAKWALGEVTPMELNRTLNPRPDMRQVRATYQRACELLPELRRVAISNVWAGYIDSTPDGVPAIGEVGAIPGFILAAGFSGHGFGIGPGAGHMIADIITGSEPIVDPRPYRPERLKMGAWGKVAEF
- a CDS encoding Lrp/AsnC family transcriptional regulator, translating into MKLDKLDIKILCELQKNGRISNVELAELINLSPSPCLMRVKRLQSEGFITGYSAQIDVSKLGQPLIVFTEITLKNHRQIDFARFLTTVEKINAVVECHLVSGGYDYLVKFITAGISDYQAIMERLVEMDIGIDKYFSFVVLKSPIVKSHLPLESIFNN
- a CDS encoding aspartate aminotransferase family protein, whose amino-acid sequence is MSSNSLIELDRAHLVHPVSSYRSHEASGVRVLRSAKGATLTDASGHKLLDGFAGLWCVNAGYGQESIVEAATRQLRELPYATGYFGLGSEPAIRLAARLAELAPGDLNHVYFTLGGSDAVDSTIRFIRYYYHAKAMPQKDQFISVEQGYHGSSTAGAGLTALPAFHAGFGVPYSWQHKIPSHYAYRNPVGSHPQAIIDASIAALRAKIAELGADRVAAFYVEPIQGSGGVLVPPPSWLKAMHAVCKENDILFVADEVITGFGRVGPFFACEEDDVVPDFMTTAKGLTSGYVPMGAVFMSDRVYNTIADGAGKTAVGHGYTYSGHPVSAAVGLACLDLYESGLLENGRKAGHRLMEGLRSLGDHPLVGDVRGRGMLAAIELVTDKERKTPLPPEADAARRIFDRAWDNGLVIRAFAHGVLGYAPPLCCTHEEIDSIIERTRMTLDQTLEDRDVRAAIKG
- a CDS encoding haloacid dehalogenase type II — translated: MTKFRPKYITFDCYGTLTNFDMAGAATRVYGSQLSSAAMAGFIKDFSAYRLDEVLGSWKPYSEVVHNSLERACKRNGVAFRPEHAQRINDEVPTWGPHPDVPAGLAKVAREIPLVILSNSMKNLIMSNVEKLGAPFHTVITAEETGAYKPHMKGFEYMFDKLGCGPEDITHVSSSFRYDLMTAYDLGIKSKVWVNRGHEPANPFYQYTEVEDIGGLAAAVGLEPLRKSA